Proteins from one Planctomyces sp. SH-PL62 genomic window:
- a CDS encoding MFS transporter, which translates to MTAPVSTTPGDEAGVKTRPPAGNTLQLVLNTGAFLVCFAVFGSVSAMMPILKKRLGLEPLQVSLALAVPVLLGSLGRIPLGILSDRYGGRLVFSLVMLGSIIPAVLMGWVETYPQLIACGFFIGLALASFSVGVGSVSRWYPPHRQGTAIGVYGAGNVGQSLASFGAPVLAGWLGYVWGFWTFAALTFGWLVLYVLLARDAPGPRVDRRLSEFLHPLADSRSWVLSLYYFLTFGGFVAMAVYLPTFLTEIFELEPSDAGRRTAGFVVLATLARPIGGWLADRVGGRRILAWVFPATAVMALFLACPMMTTFTIGALGMALAIGLGNGAVFKLVPEDFPRAVGSVTGLVGAAGGLGGFFPPLVLGAIRHSTGSYTWGFVLLSLFSAACLLVLALTGSRSTRREPVPARV; encoded by the coding sequence ATGACCGCTCCCGTTTCGACCACCCCCGGCGACGAAGCCGGGGTGAAGACCAGGCCTCCCGCCGGGAACACGCTGCAACTGGTGCTCAACACCGGCGCGTTCCTGGTCTGCTTCGCCGTCTTCGGCTCGGTCTCGGCGATGATGCCGATCCTCAAGAAGCGGCTCGGCCTCGAACCCTTGCAGGTGAGCCTGGCCCTGGCCGTCCCGGTGCTGCTGGGGAGCCTGGGGCGCATCCCGCTGGGCATCCTCTCGGACCGCTACGGGGGGCGGCTGGTCTTCTCGCTGGTGATGCTCGGGTCGATCATCCCGGCCGTCCTGATGGGCTGGGTGGAGACCTATCCGCAACTGATCGCCTGCGGGTTCTTCATCGGGCTGGCCCTGGCGAGCTTCTCGGTGGGGGTCGGGTCCGTCAGCCGATGGTATCCGCCGCATCGCCAGGGGACGGCGATCGGCGTCTATGGGGCCGGCAACGTCGGCCAGTCGCTCGCCTCGTTCGGCGCGCCGGTGCTGGCGGGGTGGCTCGGCTACGTCTGGGGTTTCTGGACCTTCGCCGCCCTGACGTTCGGCTGGCTCGTCCTCTACGTCCTGCTGGCCCGGGACGCACCCGGCCCGCGCGTCGACCGTCGGCTCTCGGAGTTCCTGCACCCGCTGGCGGACTCGCGGAGCTGGGTCCTCAGCCTCTACTATTTCCTGACCTTCGGCGGGTTCGTGGCGATGGCCGTCTACCTGCCGACCTTCCTGACCGAGATCTTCGAGCTGGAGCCGTCCGACGCCGGCCGCCGGACGGCCGGGTTCGTCGTCCTGGCCACGCTCGCCAGGCCGATCGGCGGCTGGCTGGCGGACAGGGTCGGCGGCCGTCGCATCCTCGCGTGGGTCTTCCCCGCGACCGCCGTCATGGCGCTGTTCCTGGCCTGCCCGATGATGACCACCTTCACCATCGGCGCCCTGGGGATGGCCCTGGCCATCGGCCTGGGCAACGGCGCCGTCTTCAAGCTCGTGCCGGAAGACTTCCCCAGGGCGGTCGGCAGCGTCACCGGCCTCGTCGGCGCCGCCGGCGGGCTCGGGGGGTTCTTCCCCCCCCTCGTCCTGGGCGCCATCCGCCACTCCACCGGGTCCTACACCTGGGGGTTCGTCCTGCTCAGCCTCTTCAGCGCGGCCTGCCTGCTCG
- a CDS encoding 4Fe-4S dicluster domain-containing protein — MVPDHHIFFIDPNRCIGCQACVHACAECDTHKGTSMIHLDFIDRPHSVQTTPMVCMHCHSPTCAEVCPADAIKRTADGVVQSARKPRCIACNNCVLGCPFGVPKSNPGLELMMKCDMCYDRTSAGLKPMCATVCPSGALFFSTFEQMEHLRPRSQPMNRFQFGRQEVTTKVHMMVPRDRAPEIVDVLSVLEGEGEIEGGGRGASPSAHAGPDPGAGFVPLDALLASMYEEGGS, encoded by the coding sequence ATGGTTCCGGACCATCATATTTTCTTCATCGACCCCAATCGTTGCATCGGCTGCCAGGCCTGCGTACACGCCTGCGCCGAGTGCGACACGCACAAGGGGACGTCGATGATCCACCTGGATTTCATCGACCGGCCGCACTCGGTCCAGACCACGCCGATGGTCTGCATGCACTGCCATTCGCCGACCTGCGCCGAGGTCTGCCCGGCCGACGCCATCAAGCGGACGGCCGACGGCGTGGTGCAGAGCGCCCGCAAGCCGCGCTGCATCGCCTGCAACAACTGCGTCCTGGGCTGCCCCTTCGGCGTGCCGAAGTCCAACCCGGGCCTCGAATTGATGATGAAGTGCGACATGTGCTACGACCGGACGTCGGCCGGCCTGAAGCCGATGTGCGCCACCGTCTGCCCCAGCGGGGCGCTCTTCTTCTCGACCTTCGAGCAGATGGAGCACCTCCGCCCCCGCTCCCAGCCGATGAACCGATTCCAGTTCGGTCGGCAGGAAGTCACCACCAAGGTCCACATGATGGTCCCGCGCGACCGGGCCCCCGAGATCGTCGACGTCCTGTCGGTCCTGGAGGGGGAAGGCGAGATCGAAGGGGGAGGGCGGGGGGCGTCCCCGTCGGCGCACGCCGGCCCCGACCCGGGGGCGGGCTTCGTCCCGCTCGACGCGCTGCTGGCGTCCATGTATGAAGAGGGAGGATCCTGA
- a CDS encoding DUF6755 family protein: MKRPFTRDQKTTIVYGVLCMVLILVVLQLWLLTATMNAFLGGDVAVVWPALAASLVCLLLNAGLLRYVYALESHS; encoded by the coding sequence ATGAAGCGTCCCTTCACCCGAGACCAGAAGACGACCATCGTCTACGGCGTCCTGTGCATGGTCCTCATCCTCGTCGTCCTCCAGCTCTGGCTGCTGACGGCGACGATGAACGCCTTCCTCGGCGGCGACGTCGCCGTCGTCTGGCCCGCCCTCGCGGCAAGCCTCGTCTGCCTGCTGCTCAACGCCGGGCTCCTGAGATACGTCTACGCCCTGGAGAGTCATTCATGA
- a CDS encoding DUF488 domain-containing protein, which produces MAEKPRIRLKRAYEAPSQEDGARILVERLWPRGVTKQDAAIDAWPKEVAPSTELRKWYGHDPDRWEEFRDRYKAELDAKGEVLDDLRRRVGEGPVTFVYAARDEARNGAVVLKDYLEQRPRS; this is translated from the coding sequence ATGGCCGAGAAACCGAGGATTCGGCTCAAGCGGGCTTACGAGGCGCCATCGCAGGAGGACGGCGCGCGGATCCTGGTCGAGCGGCTTTGGCCTCGCGGCGTGACCAAGCAGGACGCGGCGATCGACGCCTGGCCGAAGGAAGTCGCGCCCAGCACCGAGCTCCGCAAGTGGTACGGTCACGACCCGGATCGCTGGGAGGAGTTCCGCGACCGCTACAAGGCGGAACTCGACGCCAAGGGCGAGGTGCTCGACGACCTCCGCAGGCGGGTCGGCGAGGGGCCGGTCACGTTCGTCTACGCCGCCAGGGACGAGGCGCGGAACGGCGCCGTCGTCCTCAAGGACTACCTGGAGCAGCGCCCGCGATCCTGA
- a CDS encoding molybdopterin oxidoreductase family protein, which translates to MASTPLDALEIIDVYGPHRSYPSGARLDTGVEPDRLVKTHCCFCGQQCGIQLKVKDEKVIGFEPWADAPFSKGMLCPKGVRRYLQGSHPDRLLTALKRDPTAPGGFAPMGYEEAIARVAAEIDRIQKEHGPDAFAVLTGASLTTEKAYLMGKFARVCLKTANIDYNGRLCMVSAAAGNKKAFGVDRAANPWSDIPKTDLVWVSGANIAECAPITTNYIWQARENGAKIIVVDPRLTPIARTCDLFLPVKPGRDVALFNGVLHLMIEHDWLDHDFIRDRTNGFEKTAEHVREWTPRRTAEVTGVAERAIRQAAEMWGTAGSSFLLHARGIEHHSHGVQNVLGAINLVLASGRIGREGCGYATITGQANGQGGREHGQKCDQLPGGRDISDPEHRAFVAKVWDVDPDSLPGPGVDAYEIFREVDRGRIKGLLSICFNPKISLPDSDFIARMLDKLDFYVAIDFFLNETARHADVVLPGSLQEEDEGIVTQVEGRIIKINKVVDSPGDARQDWKIIQDVAAALGRPRGFTFQEPREILDELRRASAGGTADYSGVTYEKVERQGGVFWPCPSDDHPGTPRLFEEGSWNPIAKGAGPFYFLDGRAKFHAAEYTPPAEDVDAEFPLMLTTGRVVSQFLSGTQTRRIGPLVDQYPEPRVELHPRLAAELGVADGDWTVVESRRGTCTLRAMVVTTIRPDTVFVPYHWAGPKSINRLTISAQDPISRIPEYKVCAVRVARAPAPPDYEGRLEPQQ; encoded by the coding sequence ATGGCCAGCACACCCCTCGACGCTCTCGAGATCATCGACGTCTACGGCCCGCACCGGAGCTACCCCTCGGGCGCGAGGCTGGACACGGGCGTCGAGCCGGACCGCCTGGTGAAGACCCACTGCTGCTTCTGCGGCCAGCAGTGCGGCATCCAGTTGAAGGTGAAGGACGAGAAGGTCATCGGCTTCGAGCCCTGGGCCGACGCCCCGTTCAGCAAGGGGATGCTCTGCCCCAAGGGGGTCCGCCGCTACCTCCAGGGGAGCCACCCCGACCGCCTGCTGACGGCGCTGAAGCGCGACCCGACGGCGCCCGGCGGCTTCGCGCCGATGGGGTATGAAGAGGCGATCGCGCGGGTGGCCGCCGAGATCGACCGGATCCAGAAGGAGCACGGCCCGGACGCCTTCGCGGTGCTCACCGGGGCGAGCCTGACGACCGAGAAGGCGTACCTGATGGGCAAGTTCGCCCGGGTCTGCCTGAAGACGGCCAACATCGACTACAACGGCCGGCTCTGCATGGTCAGCGCCGCGGCGGGGAACAAGAAGGCGTTCGGCGTCGATCGGGCGGCGAACCCCTGGTCCGACATCCCCAAGACCGACCTGGTCTGGGTCAGCGGGGCCAACATCGCCGAGTGCGCCCCGATCACCACGAACTACATCTGGCAGGCCCGCGAGAACGGCGCGAAGATCATCGTCGTCGACCCCCGGCTCACGCCGATCGCCCGCACCTGCGACCTGTTCCTCCCCGTCAAGCCGGGCCGCGACGTGGCCCTGTTCAACGGCGTCCTGCACCTGATGATCGAGCACGACTGGCTCGACCACGACTTCATCCGCGACCGCACCAACGGGTTCGAGAAGACGGCGGAGCACGTCCGCGAATGGACGCCCCGGCGCACCGCCGAGGTGACCGGCGTCGCCGAGCGCGCCATCCGCCAGGCCGCCGAGATGTGGGGGACGGCCGGCTCCAGCTTCCTGCTGCACGCGCGGGGGATCGAGCACCACAGCCACGGCGTCCAGAACGTGCTGGGGGCGATCAACCTGGTGCTGGCCTCCGGCCGGATCGGCCGCGAAGGGTGCGGCTACGCCACCATCACCGGCCAGGCCAACGGCCAGGGGGGCCGCGAGCACGGCCAGAAGTGCGACCAGCTCCCCGGCGGCCGCGACATCTCCGACCCCGAGCATCGCGCCTTCGTCGCCAAGGTCTGGGACGTCGACCCCGACTCCCTCCCCGGCCCCGGCGTCGACGCCTACGAGATCTTCCGGGAGGTCGACCGCGGGCGCATCAAGGGCCTGCTCTCGATCTGCTTCAACCCCAAGATCTCGCTCCCGGACAGCGACTTCATCGCCCGGATGCTGGACAAGCTGGACTTCTACGTCGCCATCGACTTCTTCCTCAACGAGACCGCCCGCCACGCCGACGTCGTGCTCCCCGGCTCGCTCCAGGAGGAGGACGAGGGGATCGTCACCCAGGTCGAAGGCCGGATCATCAAGATCAACAAGGTGGTGGATTCTCCCGGCGACGCCCGGCAGGACTGGAAGATCATCCAGGACGTCGCCGCCGCCCTGGGCCGCCCCAGGGGGTTCACCTTCCAGGAGCCCCGCGAGATCCTCGACGAGCTTCGGCGCGCCAGCGCCGGCGGCACGGCCGACTACTCGGGCGTCACTTATGAGAAGGTCGAGCGCCAGGGGGGGGTCTTCTGGCCCTGCCCGAGCGACGACCACCCCGGCACGCCGAGACTCTTCGAGGAAGGGTCGTGGAACCCGATCGCGAAGGGGGCCGGGCCGTTCTATTTCCTCGACGGCAGGGCGAAGTTCCACGCCGCCGAATACACGCCCCCCGCCGAGGACGTGGACGCCGAGTTCCCCCTGATGCTCACCACCGGCCGGGTCGTCAGCCAGTTCCTCTCCGGGACCCAGACGCGACGGATCGGGCCGCTGGTGGACCAGTACCCCGAGCCCCGGGTCGAGCTCCACCCGAGGCTCGCCGCCGAGCTCGGCGTCGCCGACGGCGACTGGACGGTCGTCGAGTCGCGCCGCGGGACGTGCACCCTGCGGGCGATGGTGGTGACCACGATCCGCCCGGACACCGTCTTCGTCCCCTACCACTGGGCGGGGCCCAAGAGCATCAACCGCCTGACCATCTCGGCCCAGGACCCGATCTCCCGGATACCCGAATACAAGGTCTGCGCGGTCCGCGTGGCGAGGGCCCCGGCCCCTCCCGATTACGAAGGCCGACTCGAACCCCAGCAATGA
- a CDS encoding Rieske (2Fe-2S) protein, whose protein sequence is MIGDQPEPGTRFPDSRPESEQPPWRLDFPIDVPQDNYIARRDSVKFLVLTSFAFVVGQIWIAAKSLVRGRGAPPSQRIATVDEIPLGGAIGFNYPGPTDPCLLLRTADGTLLAYGQKCTHLSCAVVPELEHDRLHCPCHVGSFDVATGRPLAGPPDAPCPW, encoded by the coding sequence ATGATCGGCGACCAGCCCGAACCGGGAACCCGGTTCCCCGACTCCCGGCCCGAGAGCGAACAGCCCCCCTGGCGGCTCGACTTCCCGATCGACGTGCCCCAGGACAACTACATCGCCCGCCGGGACTCGGTGAAGTTCCTCGTCCTGACGAGCTTCGCGTTCGTCGTCGGCCAGATCTGGATCGCCGCCAAGAGCCTCGTCCGGGGCCGCGGCGCGCCCCCCTCGCAGCGGATCGCGACCGTCGACGAGATCCCCCTCGGCGGGGCGATCGGCTTCAACTACCCCGGCCCCACCGACCCTTGCCTCCTCCTGCGCACGGCCGACGGCACGCTCCTGGCGTACGGGCAGAAGTGCACACACCTCTCCTGCGCCGTCGTCCCGGAGCTGGAACACGACCGCCTCCACTGCCCCTGCCACGTCGGCTCGTTCGACGTGGCGACCGGCCGCCCCCTGGCCGGGCCCCCCGACGCCCCTTGCCCCTGGTGA
- a CDS encoding MFS transporter has translation MSGAKVKAAIYGTLATVILAILIVMGSRNLAHFDAALVGYTFAVLFAAFGIVYRYAMWLQRPPTALYWRRGWQLFFQPRWMGRNLAQLAARLVGGFAVNRFIWKRNWGRGAAHMLIMWGCVLASAVTFPLVFGWVHFATVPGRFDLYQAHVFGFPTQTFPVESFFAFLVFHALVWASFLVIAGVMLAMRRRMREHGAAAVQQFGEDFLPLILLFAISATGLMLTASYTWMKGYAYDFLAILHAATVIFTLLWLPFGKLFHIFMRPAQLGVSFYKDVGARTEPARCRRCGEEYASRMHVEDLMDVERRLGFQYESDIPGIEHYQWICPGCRRRMFALAQGRLWGGAAGRPAGAPTLD, from the coding sequence ATGTCCGGGGCGAAGGTGAAGGCGGCGATCTACGGGACGCTGGCGACCGTGATCCTGGCGATCCTGATCGTGATGGGCTCGCGGAATCTGGCCCATTTCGACGCGGCGCTGGTCGGCTATACGTTCGCCGTGCTGTTCGCCGCGTTCGGGATCGTCTATCGGTACGCGATGTGGCTCCAGCGTCCGCCGACGGCCCTCTACTGGAGGAGGGGCTGGCAGCTCTTCTTCCAGCCCCGATGGATGGGGCGGAACCTGGCCCAACTCGCGGCGAGGCTGGTCGGCGGCTTCGCGGTGAATCGGTTCATCTGGAAGCGGAACTGGGGCCGGGGCGCGGCCCACATGCTGATCATGTGGGGCTGCGTGCTCGCTTCGGCGGTCACGTTCCCGCTGGTGTTCGGCTGGGTCCACTTCGCCACCGTGCCGGGGCGGTTCGACCTGTACCAGGCGCACGTCTTCGGCTTCCCGACGCAGACGTTCCCGGTCGAGTCGTTCTTCGCCTTCCTCGTCTTCCACGCCCTGGTGTGGGCCTCGTTTTTGGTGATCGCGGGGGTGATGCTGGCGATGCGGCGGCGGATGCGCGAGCACGGGGCCGCAGCGGTGCAGCAGTTCGGCGAGGACTTCCTGCCGCTGATCCTGCTGTTCGCGATCAGCGCGACCGGCCTGATGCTGACGGCCAGCTACACCTGGATGAAGGGCTACGCCTACGACTTCCTGGCGATCCTGCACGCGGCGACCGTGATCTTCACGCTCCTGTGGCTCCCCTTCGGCAAGCTGTTCCACATCTTCATGCGGCCGGCGCAGCTCGGGGTGAGCTTCTACAAGGACGTAGGCGCGAGGACCGAGCCGGCGCGGTGCCGGCGCTGCGGGGAGGAATACGCGTCCCGGATGCACGTCGAGGACCTGATGGACGTCGAACGTCGGCTGGGCTTCCAGTACGAGTCGGACATCCCCGGGATCGAACATTACCAGTGGATCTGCCCGGGGTGCCGACGTCGGATGTTCGCCCTGGCGCAGGGACGCCTCTGGGGCGGCGCCGCGGGTCGTCCCGCCGGCGCCCCCACCCTGGACTGA